From one Candidatus Nitrospira nitrosa genomic stretch:
- a CDS encoding DEAD/DEAH box helicase, with product MDTSASRNFHALGLSEALLHDLADAKFISPTPIQEQAIPPALAGRDVIGCAQTGTGKTAAFVIPMIERLSTLPKGQPKALILAPTRELALQTLTTIEKLGRSRRISATVIVGGADMQAQVRGLRQRPDILVATPGRLLDHMWNGTILLSSITMLVLDEADRMLDMGFAPQINQILDALPEERQTLLFSATLPADLARLVQASVHNPVRVMVAPSATTADGVTQEVHHTSHADKPDLLLSLLGADKDTALVFTRTKHRADRVGRMLDRAGHRVAVLHGDRSLSQRRAALEGFRRGAFRVLVATDIAARGIDVANIGHVINFDLPNVPEDYVHRIGRTARMKTTGRATSFVTSEDAQQLRAIERLLGLTVPVAPGGGAPAHASPREHQDIHRNGRPAVSEERQDQPRSFRRRRRPHSRPSAHGTTTAPRP from the coding sequence GTGGATACGTCTGCTTCACGCAATTTTCACGCCCTCGGTTTATCTGAGGCTCTTTTACACGACTTGGCCGATGCCAAGTTTATTTCGCCAACTCCCATTCAAGAACAAGCCATCCCTCCCGCTCTGGCAGGACGGGATGTGATCGGATGTGCCCAGACCGGTACGGGCAAAACGGCAGCGTTTGTGATTCCGATGATTGAACGGCTGTCCACCTTACCGAAAGGGCAGCCGAAGGCTTTGATCCTCGCGCCGACGCGTGAGCTGGCCTTGCAGACCCTGACCACGATTGAGAAGCTTGGTCGGAGTCGGCGTATTTCTGCGACCGTCATCGTGGGAGGCGCAGATATGCAAGCCCAAGTACGAGGCTTGCGGCAGCGACCAGACATTCTGGTGGCGACACCTGGGCGACTTCTTGATCATATGTGGAACGGCACGATCTTGTTGTCATCCATTACGATGTTGGTCTTGGATGAGGCAGATCGGATGTTGGATATGGGCTTTGCGCCTCAAATCAATCAGATCCTTGATGCCTTGCCGGAAGAGCGGCAGACCTTGCTCTTTTCGGCCACGCTCCCGGCGGATCTTGCCCGGTTAGTTCAAGCCAGCGTCCACAACCCCGTCCGCGTCATGGTGGCACCATCAGCCACGACCGCCGACGGAGTGACTCAGGAGGTGCATCATACCTCGCATGCCGACAAACCTGATCTTCTCTTGTCGCTTTTGGGGGCCGACAAAGATACCGCGCTAGTCTTTACACGAACGAAGCACCGTGCCGATCGAGTGGGGCGGATGCTGGATCGTGCGGGTCATCGAGTAGCGGTGTTGCACGGCGACCGCAGTTTGTCACAACGACGCGCTGCACTGGAAGGTTTTCGACGGGGGGCCTTCCGGGTGTTGGTGGCAACGGATATTGCGGCTCGTGGGATTGATGTTGCCAATATCGGTCATGTGATCAATTTCGACTTACCGAACGTTCCCGAAGACTACGTGCACCGGATCGGCCGTACGGCTCGGATGAAAACGACCGGTCGTGCCACGAGTTTTGTGACCAGCGAGGATGCGCAACAACTTCGTGCGATCGAGCGTCTGTTGGGACTCACCGTTCCAGTCGCGCCAGGAGGCGGGGCTCCCGCACATGCGAGTCCGCGCGAGCATCAGGACATTCACCGGAATGGACGTCCCGCTGTGAGCGAAGAACGACAGGATCAACCACGGTCTTTCCGCAGACGGAGAAGGCCTCACTCCAGACCTTCGGCGCATGGGACGACGACAGCACCACGTCCGTAA